In the Cellvibrio sp. KY-GH-1 genome, TCTTCAGTAGTGATAAATTGCAACGTAAAGTTAAGCACTACCATAGAGCCATTTTCGATGCTGATATTTTGAATTGGCGCCTCGAGAAGCTCGACGGGGATCTCGCCACTATCAGCCGCAATTACCTGTTGGCAGCGAGAAATCATCGCTGCGGAATTATCGACCCCGATAATCTTGCAATCAGCGGCCTGAATACGGTGCCGCATTGCCAGAGTCGCGGCACCTAGGGAGCAGCCGAGATCATAGCAATTACTGTTGGCTTGCACATAGCGCTCGGCCAGATTGCCAATCATATTAATGATGGTGGCATAACCCGGAACTGAGCGTTTGATCATATCCGGAAATACATCGACCACTCGTTCATCGAAGGCGAAGCGGTTGACTTCTGCCAGAGGATTGGCGTAGATGGTATCTGGTTGGTGTTTTTGCATGCTTTTGTCTGTTTTGTGACA is a window encoding:
- the cmoA gene encoding carboxy-S-adenosyl-L-methionine synthase CmoA, translated to MQKHQPDTIYANPLAEVNRFAFDERVVDVFPDMIKRSVPGYATIINMIGNLAERYVQANSNCYDLGCSLGAATLAMRHRIQAADCKIIGVDNSAAMISRCQQVIAADSGEIPVELLEAPIQNISIENGSMVVLNFTLQFITTEERLKVLENICSGLNSGGVLILSEKVVFDDDPHQQLMTELHHNFKRANGYSDLEIAQKRTAIEDYLIPETLDTHRQRLRAAGFSSVDVWFQCFNFASLIAIK